In Acidovorax sp. 106, the following proteins share a genomic window:
- a CDS encoding chemotaxis protein CheW, translating into MINAATATPSSSATSSARIGVLTDIREFLAFKIANEEYGVDILRVQEIRSYEKPTTIANAPEHLKGVVNLRGVIVPIIDLRIKLGVSEVQYNHLTVVIVLNIGQRVIGVVVDGVSDVLTLEPSQLRPVPALDSNFDPEHLLAIGSVDDRMLILLDIEKFLQDTVMAAQEESVQ; encoded by the coding sequence ATGATCAACGCCGCAACAGCCACACCTTCATCCTCTGCCACATCTTCTGCAAGGATTGGAGTTCTGACCGACATTCGAGAATTTCTGGCGTTCAAGATTGCCAACGAGGAATACGGGGTGGACATCCTGCGCGTGCAGGAAATACGCTCTTACGAAAAGCCCACCACCATCGCCAACGCCCCCGAGCACCTCAAGGGCGTGGTGAACCTGCGCGGCGTGATCGTTCCCATCATCGACCTGCGCATCAAGCTGGGTGTGAGCGAAGTGCAATACAACCACCTCACCGTGGTGATCGTGCTGAACATTGGCCAGCGCGTGATCGGCGTAGTGGTGGACGGCGTCTCGGACGTGCTCACGCTGGAGCCCTCGCAACTGCGCCCCGTGCCTGCACTGGACTCGAACTTCGACCCCGAGCACCTGCTGGCCATCGGCTCGGTGGACGACCGCATGCTCATCCTGCTGGACATCGAAAAGTTCTTGCAGGACACGGTGATGGCTGCGCAAGAAGAATCCGTGCAATAG
- a CDS encoding class I SAM-dependent rRNA methyltransferase: MKTIRLKQGKERSLQRRHPWIFDSAIAKGGGDSGETVRVESHEGQFLGWAAFSPNSRIRARVWSFDETQRIDASFFIAACARSISARARFDVKSDGVRLVHGESDGLPGLIVDRYGDTLVAQFTSAGTERWKAVLADALLQATGLSKLYERSDANVRQLEGLEPATGWLRGGPVAGQAEPPLELTIHEHDWRLTLNIAEGHKTGFYLDQRDSRKRFADCVQRLNLRKVLNCFCYTGGFSVAALAGMQAAQRAGGQGGGEVTSIDSSGPALERARAHVLLNGFDAEQAKFMDADVNASLRQFLKDGVRFDAIVLDPPKFAPTAAHADRAARAYKDINRLALQLLEPGGVLFTFSCSGGISADLFHKIVASAGADAGVDGYITERLGGAPDHPMTLEFPEGEYLKGLVVMRKPG; this comes from the coding sequence ATGAAAACGATCCGACTCAAGCAAGGCAAGGAGCGCTCGCTGCAGCGCCGCCACCCGTGGATATTTGACTCCGCCATCGCCAAAGGCGGTGGCGACAGTGGCGAGACGGTGCGCGTGGAGTCGCACGAAGGGCAATTTTTGGGCTGGGCCGCGTTCAGCCCCAACTCGCGCATCCGGGCGCGGGTGTGGAGCTTTGACGAAACGCAGCGCATTGATGCTTCTTTTTTCATAGCTGCTTGCGCTCGTTCCATAAGCGCTAGAGCCCGATTTGATGTGAAAAGCGATGGTGTGCGGCTGGTGCACGGTGAGTCCGACGGGCTGCCTGGCCTGATCGTGGACCGCTATGGCGACACGCTGGTGGCCCAGTTCACCAGTGCGGGCACCGAGCGCTGGAAGGCGGTGCTGGCCGATGCCTTGCTGCAGGCCACGGGCTTAAGCAAGCTGTATGAGCGATCAGACGCCAACGTGCGCCAACTCGAAGGGCTGGAGCCCGCCACGGGCTGGCTGCGGGGTGGGCCCGTTGCTGGGCAGGCCGAGCCGCCGCTGGAGCTGACCATCCATGAGCACGACTGGCGCCTGACGCTGAACATCGCCGAGGGCCACAAAACCGGCTTTTACCTGGACCAGCGCGACAGTCGCAAGCGTTTTGCCGACTGTGTGCAGCGGCTGAACCTGCGCAAGGTGCTCAACTGCTTTTGCTACACCGGTGGCTTCAGCGTGGCGGCATTGGCGGGCATGCAGGCCGCGCAACGTGCGGGCGGGCAGGGCGGTGGCGAGGTGACATCCATCGATTCGTCCGGCCCCGCGCTGGAGCGGGCCCGCGCCCATGTGCTGCTCAATGGCTTTGATGCGGAACAAGCCAAGTTCATGGATGCGGACGTGAACGCATCGCTGCGCCAGTTTCTGAAAGACGGCGTGCGCTTTGACGCCATCGTGCTTGATCCGCCCAAGTTTGCGCCCACTGCGGCGCACGCTGACCGCGCGGCGCGGGCCTACAAAGACATCAACCGCCTGGCGCTGCAGCTGCTGGAGCCGGGCGGCGTGTTGTTCACCTTCTCGTGCTCGGGCGGGATCAGCGCCGATCTGTTCCACAAGATCGTGGCCTCTGCCGGGGCCGATGCGGGGGTCGACGGCTACATCACCGAACGCCTGGGGGGCGCACCTGACCACCCGATGACATTGGAGTTTCCTGAAGGGGAATACCTCAAGGGCCTGGTGGTGATGCGCAAGCCAGGCTGA